NNNNNNNNNNNNNNNNNNNNNNNNNNNNNNNNNNNNNNNNNNNNNNNNNNNNNNNNNNNNNNNNNNNNNNNNNNNNNNNNNNNNNNNNNNNNNNNNNNNNNNNNNNNNNNNNNNNNNNNNNNNNNNNNNNNNNNNNNNNNNNNNNNNNNNNNNNNNNNNNNNNNNNNNNNNNNNNNNNNccagcgggtgcaatagcggttggaatataaataaatgtgatatataattatataaatgttttaaaatatcaaaaactttattaaacttaatttataattaaaattcattaaaaatactaaaataattatttaaaaaacaaataaatttcatagtaaaataattattactttatgcatttgactttttaccaaaactttaatcaagtaatttgataaatgactaaacatatgttttagatcgtatatcttctttcttaaatctcacacactcaataagttctATGGAGCAGTATTTGCATCAGTAGTAATGATCAAGCGAGAGTTGAAAAGAGTCactcgtgatttgtttttatatttttcacaaataatcttattttcttaaatttctgatgaaatgttatatttatttagatttttttgaacttatgtgcaaATTTACTtcaagttttccgggttattgttaattgaaatcttattttcttctaattgtttatttttaatattctcaatcGTATCCGTAGTTCAATTTCTTCCAtcattaatgaataaaatagttaggtaaaagatatatataaaaatatttcattatcattgctttatttcaagttttttcaaaaaaaaaaaaaaaaaatccaaacgcAAACGCCCGCAACCTtaaacgcttgcgggaagcagcttttaGAATTCAGTGGTTcggagcgattgggagcggctgggagcgattggaagcggtttgtgtgattagcaccaatcgctagcaaccgctaccacccgcaaacgcagcgtttgcgggagatAGCGGGAGAATCAGTCAACACCTAAGGAGGTGTTATTagattaaagattttaatggattttaattGACGCAGGATattagtggatttaaaagtctaatgTATTTGTGTAGATTTTATAATACATGTAAGATGGATTTAAAAGTCATTGATAATGTATTCTTAgtgattgttatggattttttaaaagtaatttatagaagaaaaaaaataaaaattatcctTAAACTGTATTATACAACAAAACCATATTAAATTAACAACACCCAGACTTTTACATTGAATCCAGGAAAAAAAATGGTGTGATTATTACagatcatgaacccagaaaaaaagtaaaagaacaaaaaaaaaatctcaaaaataacaCAGATCTAATGAATAAGTGTGATCATAGACATATGCTTTATGGAGGAAGAACAGAcaatgaacccagaaaaaaaaagttaaaaaaacacaaaaaaaactcaaaaataataGAGATCTAATGAATAAGTATGATTAtataaaagaattaagaaaaaattaaataataatatgttaaaggctagagatccatctagagagaggagagaaaaatGAAATGCTTGAAAAAAGTGTGGTATTgtatttgttcatattttagaagcaaagtacgttgaaatccaaaatcactCAAAATTCGGTAaatattgaataacactagattttaatagatttttaaaaatgcacAATACTTATTTCTAAATACATCAAATTCCTTTAAAAACCATCATCCAATAACATCCCCTAACTATTTTCTTAACAGCTAAtcatatttcattaatttatcttttggtaattgtaacgcccgtgtctcgagtaaataaattatttgagttTATGTTAGGGAATTGGAGTGGAATCGGTTTAATTCCAGTTGGTTTAGCTAAATCATGGTTTAGCGATTAGTCCGGTTGGTTTTGAAAGTGTTTTATTAAACCAAGTTCAATTATTTATGTGCTCATATGGtttaattgagttttgtttatggaaccaaattaaaccagcTTAAACCAAGAAGCTAACCAAGAGCCCTAATTTGCTCTTTAAAGATAAAAGGACGAGCTGGGGTTGGCCGTCACGTAGGAGGAGGAGAGCGGAGCTGTTGGTAATGACGTGAGAGCCGAGGGTTAGTGTTGTTGGTGTAGcgtgagaggagaagagaaggcGAGCCGTCGTAAGTGGTAGTGTTGTCGTGGGTTTTAGCTATCGTTGCCGTTGTTGTCGTTCATCACCACGTTAGATCTATACAATGTTTGGGTAAAGAGATAAAAGGCAGAGAACCTGGTTTGGTGACGGTGTAAGGAGGTGAGGAGTGAgccttgtatatatatacgtgtaagcatctccttctccatggagttgttgttgtgttcgTGTCGTCTTCCGACTTAGGAGGAGGATAAGTAACACAAGGGTTGTTGTGCTGTGGGTAGATGTTGTTATCAGAAATGGGAGGGAGACGTGATGAAGAGAATGACGATGGAATCGTGACGAGAGGAGAGAGTTGGAGAGAGTTGGAGTCGTgacggagatgagagagagacgTGGCGGAGGTGGGGAGGCCTCTTGTGGGCCTAGTTAGTCACCTCATGGATGTGGGAAGCTTCATTAGTGCTGGGAGAACAAAGCCGTAGTGAACATAggtgaagaggagaaagaaaatgagagaaggtTGGAGATAAAACAGTGTGGAGGAGCCGACTTTGGAGGCTCTCCGGCGCCGGATTTGACATTAGCTCGGAAAGGTAATGACACTGTCGTGATCTCCAACAAGCCAAGATTGCATAGAAATTGGAAATTGGAAGATTGTTATTCGGAGTTAAAGTGAAGGAGTTATGTGCGTTTCTTCCTGGTCAAGCTTCCTGGTCAAGTAATTGCTGGAAACTGTGAAATCTGGGTTAAGTATAAACCCTAGAAACTATTCCGAGATGACTATTTCTAGTCGACGTTTGGAGGTCAAAAACTAGCCTGATAGGGACGAAATCTGGTGGAGAAACTCTTGACAGTACTGGctccatatccaacggtgggACTGCTTGAacggttagtttgtgttttattcgAACGACAATATGAAGGTTTTGTATGGTTTATATTGTTGTAAATTGTATTGTTGGGTGAGCCAACAAGCTCGTTATGAGTTGGAACCTTGCAGGAACTTTTATGGCTTATGGTATTAGGTCATGGTGGTTGGAGAACCAAGTTATAGCTCAGCAGTACGGGGTTCAAGCTAAGATGGTGAATCGAAGGGTTCATCGGAAAAGGGTTtccgtggctggacggaataaagtattccagcccacctctcttatTACTCGATCgctagggatggttggttgtgcgactcagtaactagatgaggtggtgtttgggatacATGCTTAAGTGGCTTGTTTGGGTGGATCACGAAGTGGCCAGTTGGAGGAGTAATCAGagtttataaatgtaaaatacttGTGGAGCTGAAGTACGTTTGTATGATTAATATTAGTAGCTGGAGAGTATGAAATAATTTGCTTTAGCTAGTATTTATGGAACTTTTTGTAAGAAGCAGTTAACGCTGGTTGTCTTGTTAGAATTATGGAGTTCCGATGAGAATGTTTCCTGTGTGTCCGATGTAAGGATTGGGAATCCGGATGCGGTTGTTTCAGTAATTATTACTTaatattgcttttttttttttatctacaaatATGCGGGGAGAAATTAAACTATATACACACTCAACTTGCATAGCTAGCTAAATATTAACGAATCCTTGTAGAGAACATGCTAGTTAatgacaaaaccaaaagaagataaTGCTTGTTTATATGACCTAACGTTGAGAATGAGACATATTTTGTCGCACTATcttagagaaagaaagaaaaaaacaaaaaacatataattcaCGTTTCTCATCATATAGTATCTCAATGTAAACACAACTTATGTTACGTATGGTTAGGAAATAAGTCACGTATATTTCATGTGTGGCTGATAATAAAAACTACATATTTTCCCCCActattaatgtttaatttttacagtagataattccaaaaaaaaaaaatcaatagttGTGATTGGTAATCCCATGTTGCTATGATATAAGGTTTACAAAAACGATAGCAAAATCGATATgcactattttaaatatttgctTTAAAAATGTAATGTTTTGCGTCACTGTTCGGaaccaaatattttaaatgagcCAAAACGTTTTTTGTCATTGTAGGAATAtctgatataataatattattgttttataagaAGTCGGctagaaagaaaagaacaatgatttatataaaatggGATAgaattagaattaaaaaaaaaaaaaaaagaaaaaaaaaaagaagaagtaagaagTATTTAAGAATATGAAATAAACAAGTATAGATAGAAGAACTATAGAAGAGGTTGGATATATATTCCATCTTTAAGACAGTGAGGGTCCTCTTTTGCGTGACTGTCAAAtctcattctcttctctttcctctcatcatctctcctctcctctgagaaagaaagagaaagaaaatctGAGTTTCcgagaaaaattaaaaaagaaaaaatctcaaAGATTCCGATCGGTGATCTTTGTCTGTCtattttctcgagaaaattcttctctttctctatatatatatatcatcatataCTAAAGACTAATAAGACTGTTCTTGTTGCTGCAGGTATCgtaatttttctcttcttttgtctttcatATCATCATTACACACTATTCTTCATTGTTTCTTCTATTGTGATTTATGAGTatttttttatagcttttttcttctaataaattACTCAGTGTTGAAACTTAACACAAAGATTATTATACGAGTTTGttaatgtttttatcttttgttgtttgttttgagtcttctttttttttacttaagttGAATCGGTCggtatttgttgatttgttcttagccttttgtttgatttctttttccttttttcacttaaattggtgtttttttttttttttctgaagttGGTCATTCTTAAGAgttatgaatatatatgtatatggatATTTGTAGAATAATAGTATATTTGTTTACAGTTTCAGATgcaaaagttttagtttgaggCTTTgagctataaaaaaaaaccttcaagagataaccttaaaaaaaaaaaagaatggatttaacaaaaaaaaaaaaaaaggaatggaaGTGTGGGTTAATCCCTTTTGACATTTCTATATAATTCcatttcaaataaataatttaaaatcttacatATTTCTGTCATGTTTGCGCTGAAATTTCTATATACTTCAaataattttaccataaattaattttatgattaaatTACACTAATGTTTactaataaaaatcaattaaactcTAGAATGTAAAGTATTTTGaaagaatgattaatttttctTGATCCAATAACATATctggtgaccaaaaaaaacaaataaaaaagaattaaccCTTGATCCAACATCATACATCTGATTTACATAATTACTTTATATGTCTAATTAATAACACTATAATTATAAAGAAAACTACTacatacatatttaattattttattttattttattcagtaATTCTTAATATAGTTTCAAGCTTGAAAACTAACATCAACCATTAAAAAAATGGCCgtgataaaattaatttatttttgtcgtcaataaaataataatttgaatatgtCTATAtgtaagtaatattttttttttaattgaatggTGGttctgaaaatgaaaatgtattaattaaatggTAGTTCTGTTTTCATGGTTTGATGGGTTGTGAATAGTAATGAGGTCTGTCTGAAGCAAGTAGCAGAACCCACAAATGTCTCATCCTCCCTGCTAAACATTGACTGCTAACTTTGGATCATCAGATTCTTCTTTTGGTCCCAAGTATAAAATTACAGACcctttttgctattctttttattattattattgtccaAAATGGTCcaccattttaaaaatatatatatatttatatctatatatatataggaatggATATTATTCTAGTTTCTGTCTTGGTTTTGTGGATAACAGTCGAGTAAAtagtaaatagtaaaaaaaaccattttatttgtcaataaaaacacacacacaccattttgtgttcttatgggttttttacaaagagattttttttttttttaattgtttggtttaagctttttttattatgttactAAACCCAAGAAAAGTTGCTCTTTGTAGAAATAGTTTAATACCGTTATTTTTGTCTGCACATGACAATAATATTAATACAACATGtaaataagtaatatatatatatatatatatatatatatatatcttacacaACTCTTGAGTTAATGTCAAAttgataaatttgtttgatagGTATCTAATAATGGAGGGAGACACAATCTCTGGGATGATGGGAAATGGAGCTGAGATGGATGGGAAGATTCTTCAAACGTTTCAGAAAAGTTTTGTTCAAGTGCAAAACATATTGGACCACAACCGATTGCTTATAAACGAGATAAACCAAAACCATGAGTCCAAAATCCCAGGCAACCTAGGACGAAACGTCAGTCTGATCCGAGAATTGAACAATAACGTGAGAAAGGTTGCACATCTTTATGTTGATCTTTCCAACAACTTCTCCAAATCCATGGAAGCTTCTTCCGAAGGAGACTCAGCAGGTGGCCNNNNNNNNNNNNNNNNNNNNNNNNNNNNNNNNNNNNNNNNNNNNNNNNNNNNNNNNNNNNNNNNNNNNNNNNNNNNNNNNNNNNNNNNNNNNNNNNNNNNNNNNNNNNNNNNNNNNNNNNNNNNNNNNNNNNNNNNNNNNNNNNNNNNNNNNNNNNNNNNNNNNNNNNNNNNNNNNNNNNNNNNNNNNNNNNNNNNNNNNNNNNNNNNNNNNNNNNNNNNNNNNNNNNNNNNNNNNNNNNNNNNNNNNNNNNNNNNNNNNNNNNNNNNNNNNNNNNNNNNNNNNNNNNNNNNNNNNNNNNNNNNNNNNNNNNNNNNNNNNNNNNNNNNNNNNNNNNNNNNNNNNNNNNNNNNNNNNNNNNNNNNNNNNNNNNNNNNNNNNNNNNNNNNNNNNNNNNNNNNNNNNNNNNNNNNNNNNNNNNNNNNNNNNNNNNNNNNNNNNNNNNNNNNNNNNNNNNNNNNNNNNNNNNNNNNNNNNNNNNNNNNNNNNNNNNNNNNNNNNNNNNNNNNNNNNNNNNNNNNNNNNNNNNNNNNNNNNNNNNNNNNNNNNNNNNNNNNNNNNNNNNNNNNNNNNNNNNNNNNNNNNNNNNNNNNNNNNNNNNNNNNNNNNNNNNNNNNNNNNNNNNNNNNNNNNNNNNNNNNNNNNNNNNNNNNNNNNNNNNNNNNNNNNNNNNNNNNNNNNNNNNNNNNNNNNNNNNNNNNNNNNNNNNNNNNNNNNNNNNNNNNNNNNNNNNNNNNNNNNNNNNNNNNNNNNNNNNNNNNNNNNNNNNNNNNNNNNNNNNNNNNNNNNNNNNNNNNNNNNNNNNNNNNNNNNNNNNNNNNNNNNNNNNNNNNNNNNNNNNNNNNNNNNNNNNNNNNNNNNNNNNNNNNNNNNNNNNNNNNNNNNNNNNNNNNNNNNNNNNNNNNNNNNNNNNNNNNNNNNNNNNNNNNNNNNNNNNNNNNNNNNNNNNNNNNNNNNNNNNNNNNNNNNNNNNNNNNNNNNNNNNNNNNNNNNNNNNNNNNNNNNNNNNNNNNNNNNNNNNNNNNNNNNNNNNNNNNNNNNNNNNNNNNNNNNNNNNNNNNNNNNNNNNNNNNNNNNNNNNNNNNNNNNNNNNNNNNNNNNNNNNNNNNNNNNNNNNNNNNNNNNNNNNNNNNNNNNNNNNNNNNNNNNNNNNNNNNNNNNNNNNNNNNNNNNNNNNNNNNNNNNNNNNNNNNNNNNNNNNNNNNNNNNNNNNNNNNNNNNNNNNNNNNNNNNNNNNNNNNNNNNNNNNNNNNNNNNNNNNNNNNNNNNNNNNNNNNNNNNNNNNNNNNNNNNNNNNNNNNNNNNNNNNNNNNNNNNNNNNNNNNNNNNNNNNNNNNNNNNNNNNNNNNNNNNNNNNNNNNNNNNNNNNNNNNNNNNNNNNNNNNNNNNNNNNNNNNNNNNNNNNNNNNNNNNNNNNNNNNNNNNNNNNNttttacaaagagattttttttaattgtttggtttaagctttttttattatgttactAAACCCAAGAAAAGTTGCTCTTTGTAGAAATAGTCTAATACCGTTATTTTTGTCTGCACATGACaataatatcaatatatcatgtATATCTTCTCACAACTCTTGAGTTTGTGAATCTTATCCAAttgataaatttgtttgatagGTATCTAATAATGGAGGGAGACACAATCTCTGGGATGATGGGAAATGGAGCTGAGATGGATGGGAAGATTCTTCAAACGTTTCAGAAAAGTTTTGTTCAAGTGCAAAACATATTGGACCACAACCGATTGCTTATAAACGAGATAAACCAAAACCATGAGTCCAAAATCCCAGGCAACCTAGGACGAAACGTCAGTCTGATCCGAGAATTGAACAATAACGTGAGAAAGGTTGCACATCTTTATGTTGATCTTTCCAACAACTTCTCCAAATCCATGGAAGCTTCTTCCGAAGGAGACTCAGCAGGTGGCCTGAGGAGAATCAGGCCTGCTTGAAGTTGAATGAGTTTAGTTTGATGTGgctttaaataaaaagaaaagttatcgtaaacaaaaaaaagtcatagtCTGGGGGATCATAGACTAGTAGAGAGCATATTTTGCTACTATCTCTTAAGTATTTTATGTACTATCTGAATTTTTCTTTCGTTTACTTTTGTTGTCAACTGTCAACAGTTTATTCCTTATCTCCTTTTTATCTCCTTTTCCTCTAAGCAAGGTTAGATTATCTCCACTTATGCCAAGATTAGCAGCACCATGATTTCATCGAACAACCtacataaaaaattaattattaagaaaCATAACACTATTTTGTATGTTTagctattaattaataaaaatctatactagtatttttgcagcagtttttgctcaaaaatactttttggaaagtttttacatttaatgcattgactttaatattagttaccaaaacttcaaaattaattaaaggtaagaattaaaaaaataaagaaatctttctacatcattcaaacataaatatatgattccttttcatttttatttgaatttatgtttaaattatcttgaattattctataatacatttagttaataaaaattgtgattttttcctgaatatgatgtaatataaaatttataaaaacggacatatattactcaatagatgaatacaaaaatacgggtacaatacccacattgtctaaaaaaaattgggcaatggttcagagtcatactacaaaagagaccaaaatgattctgaatacaaatgagtagaaagcttgatttatcagatattcaaactttaaaaacttttatttggtttactccggttctttattttaaatatttttaaaaggttaaatatgaaaaatatttaaaacttttaaaaatttaaatatgagaaatattataccgtagatacacaataaatattaaaaattaagatgatatagtatgagttaaaatatcacgggacggggttatatagcgggacgagttttatcgatatttatataaattaaaagatatcattaattcggtgttacagggataaaacatcatttcattattttgttaacactatcagTATCcaagaatagacatatctaattaaattgattaaataattattatgtaaaaaataaattatattacgatattatatagtttatttaataattattatataactataacatatttaaccaacaaatacaacttataatttaaatattttagttacaaATAATTTTGCCCCACGGTGTACCGTGGGTCCCAATCTAGTATAAcactattttaacaacatttCTTCACAGTTTAACAATCATTAAATGTTATaacaatctttttgtttatattcatgTTGTTTCAGGGattaagagcatctccaatgatCCTCTATTTCTTTCcctaaactctattatagagtaatttttGCTCCAATGCATCTCTATTTCTACCCctataatagagattgctattttttttctctatttttaggggaactctattttttcctctataaatagaggtgaactattttatttgcaaagtagtccttttaatttttaagtccttttatttatgatcaaaataaataacagaAGATGATAACATTCGTTTCCAGGAGTTTCTAGGTcgatttagaaaaacaaaagataaagaagCTCATTTTTCACTTCGAAATGCATTAGTTGATCATTTGTGGGAAAAATACAGTCATGCTGATGGTTAAAAATCTAgtatatttgataatttttgtatgatgtgatgctctttataaaatgttcaatttaaataaaaaataataattttataaaagtgtTACACAATTTAAAGTAAACTAGGTTAGTTTGcaattcttataaataaaatgtgttaattgcaaaataaaaatagtatctatttggaatattcttttttagaagaaaaaatagagaaaaccattagAGCAAAACTCATccctattatagaggaaaaaatagggaaaaccattggaaaTGGTCTAAGTGGTGGACATGAGATGGATAGATATGAAGTATACTTAAGAtggataattaattataagttaAAATAGTTATCTACTTtataaacaatataatcattttcagtttttaaGGATAACTATGAAATGTTCAAGAtgtaattgatttaatttataaaagaaagtttttaattattactttgtattttccttaataaaatacaatGATCATTCTCTatgtaaacatatatttaaCTGGTTAATCAATGTATGTTT
The Camelina sativa cultivar DH55 chromosome 15, Cs, whole genome shotgun sequence DNA segment above includes these coding regions:
- the LOC104747223 gene encoding protein ELF4-LIKE 3-like, yielding MEGDTISGMMGNGAEMDGKILQTFQKSFVQVQNILDHNRLLINEINQNHESKIPGNLGRNVSLIRELNNNVRKVAHLYVDLSNNFSKSMEASSEGDSAGGLRRIRPA
- the LOC104747222 gene encoding protein ELF4-LIKE 3-like; the encoded protein is MEGDTISGMMGNGAEMDGKILQTFQKSFVQVQNILDHNRLLINEINQNHESKIPGNLGRNVSLIRELNNNVRKVAHLYVDLSNNFSKSMEASSEGDSAGGLRRIRPA